One window from the genome of Pseudomonadota bacterium encodes:
- a CDS encoding response regulator — MRPQGKSVTILMADDDGDDRLMTREAFGDAHLCNDLRFVEDGAELMEYLRHQGRYSDPAAAPRPGLILLDLNMPKKDGREALAEIKADPNLKRIRIVVLTTSKEEEDIYRSYDLCAASYIQKPVTFEALVKVVKTLGRYWLDIVELPGDPDAG, encoded by the coding sequence ATGAGACCACAGGGAAAATCCGTCACGATACTCATGGCCGACGACGATGGGGACGACCGTCTGATGACCCGGGAGGCCTTCGGCGACGCGCACCTCTGCAACGACCTGCGCTTCGTCGAAGACGGGGCCGAGTTGATGGAGTATCTCCGTCACCAGGGCCGATACAGCGATCCCGCGGCGGCCCCGCGCCCGGGTTTGATCCTCCTCGATCTCAACATGCCCAAGAAGGACGGGCGGGAGGCGCTCGCGGAGATCAAGGCGGACCCGAATCTCAAGCGCATCCGCATCGTCGTCCTCACCACTTCGAAGGAGGAGGAGGACATCTACCGCAGCTATGATCTCTGCGCCGCTTCGTATATTCAGAAGCCCGTAACCTTCGAGGCCCTGGTCAAGGTCGTCAAGACCCTGGGGAGGTACTGGCTCGATATCGTCGAGCTGCCGGGAGATCCGGATGCAGGCTGA